The genomic DNA CCTGCGGGTCGATTCGCGTGGCCTACAATTCCTGCCGCAACCGGCATTGCCCCAAGTGCCAGAGCCAGGCCTGCCGGGACTGGCTCGCCGCGCGGCAGGACGAGCTGCTGCCGGTGCCCTACTTCCATGTGGTGTTCACGCTGCCGGCCGAGGTCGCCGCGATCGCCTTCCACAACAAGACGGCGCTCTACACGATCCTGTTCAAGGCGGCGGCCGAGACGCTGCGCACGATCGCCGCCGATCCCAGACATCTGGGCGCCGAGATCGGCCTCATCGCAGTGCTGCACAGCTGGGGCCAGACTCTCACCTACCATCCCCATCTGCATTGCATCGTGCCGGGCGGCGGCGTCTCGCCCGACGGCGCACGCTGGATCTCGTGCAGGCCGGGATTCTTTTTACCCGTGCGCGTGCTGTCGCGCCTGTTTCGCCGCCGCTTCCTGGAGGAACTGCGAGTGGCCCATGATGCGGGCCGGCTGGGCTTCTTCGGCGATCTCGCCCACCTGGCAAAGCCCGATGCCTTCGCCCGTTTGCTCGCCGAAGTCCGTCACCTCGAATGGGTCGTCTACGCCAAGCCGCCCTTCGGCGGCCCGCAACAGGTACTGGCTTATCTCGGCCGCTACACCCATCGCGTCGCCATCGCCAATTCCCGGCTGGTCAGCATGGCCGACGATCGCGTCGCGTTCCGCTGGCGGGATTATCGTCATGGCGGCAGGACGAAGGTCATGACGCTCGATGCCGATGAGTTCATCCGCCGCTTCCTCCTGCACACGCTGCCCGACGGCTTCCACCGCATCCGTCATTACGGCTTCCTCGCCAACGGTCATCGCGCCGCCAAGCTCGGCCTGTGCCGCCGACTGCTGGCCAGCCAACAGCAGAACAATCTCGAACCGAGTGCCGAAAGCGCCGCTGTCGCCGCCGGGCGCCTGGCGTTGACGCATCGCTGCCCATGCTGCGGAGGGGCGATGGTCACGCTCGCCACCTGGCGATGCGGGCAGGCGCCGACCCCCTTCTGGAATGACACCTCATGATCACGCCGAGTGCGTCCACATCGTCTGGTTCGGCACCCGTCGCCTTGCGCGCCGGCACCCAGACCTTTGCCCCATCGCACAAAGCCGCAAGCAGCCAGACCAGCGGTAGAGGCCACTGCTACCTGTCTGACGGTTCACGCCATCACGGTTTTGCCTTCCGCCATGCTCTCCATCGCCGTGGTCGAACCGCGAACGCCGTTCATCGGCCTGGCAAAGACAATCCCCACCGCTCCGCAGGGCTACAATCCCCATAGCGCCAGACCGACCCGCGGCTCCGTTCAATCCGGCTTGCAATGAGGTCCGACGTCGTGCCAAGCGGCTCCGTCGAGCCAACGGACCTCACAGAAGCCTCCAGATTGAACGAAGCCGCTAACGCGGCATTTGGCGGATCGGTTTGCGGGTGACGCTTCTGTTTTGAAGGATTGTGGCTGTTGAAGCGCAATCTCGAGAACAGGAGCAATGAGATGGTCGAGTTGAGCCCTCTTCGCCGGCGCATGATCGAGGACATGACGATCCGCAATTTGTCGCCGGCCACCCAGCGATCCTACGTGCATGCGGTGGCGAAGTTTTCGCGCTACTTTGGCCGCTCCCCTGACCGGCTTGGCCTTGAGGACGTGCGCGCCTTCCAGGTGCATCTGGTTTCAACGGGGATTTCGTGGCCGGCGCTGAACCAGACGGTGTGCGCACTGCGGTTCTTCTACGGCGTGACGTTGGGCCATGCCGAGATCCCGGAGCGCATTGTCTACGCCCGCTTACCACGCACGCTGCCAGTGGTGTTGAGCGCCGACGAGGTGGTCAGGTTCCTGGAAGCGGTCCCGAGCCTGAAGACGCGCACGGCCCTGACCACAGCCTACGCTGCTGGACTTCGCGCCTCGGAGACCGTCGGCCTAAAGGTCGGCGACATCGACAGCGGTCGCGGCGTCATCCGGATCGAGCATGGCAAGGGCGGCAAGGACCGCACCGTGATGCTGTCGGCGCAGCTTCTGCGCATCCTGCGGATCTACTGGCGGCTGGCGAAGCCGCAGGACTGGCTGTTTCCCGGGCGCGGCGCCGATCGCCCTATCGATGTGCAGGTGCTGTATTCCGCCTGTCGCTCGGCGCGTGCGGCCGCCGGCATCGACAAGCGGGTGACGGTCCACACGCTCAGGCACTCTTTCGCCACGCATCTTCTGGAGAACGGCACCGACATCCGTATCATCCAGGTTCTCCTCGGCCACAACAACCTGTCGAGCACGGCGCGCTACACCAGGGTCTCGAACGGCCTAATCCGGCGCACGACGAGCCCGCTCGACCGGCTGAACGTCGAGGTCGTGCCGCCGGGTTGATCCGGTCCCGCCCATGCCGGCGAGACTGGAGGTGGCGGATATCTTCCGCCGCCATGGCGAGGCGTATCGGCAGGCCCATGACGGCCATCTCGGGCGCGTCGAGCGCCGCACGATGAGCGCGATCGAGCTATGCCGGACCGCCGAACTGGGCGGTCATGTCGAGGGCTGCCGCTCCTGCGGGTCGATTCGCGTGGCCTACAATTCCTGCCGCAACCGGCATTGCCCCAAGTGCCAGAGCCAGGCCTGCCGGGACTGGCTCGCCGCGCGGCAGGACGAGCTGCTGCCGGTGCCCTACTTCCATGTGGTGTTCACGCTGCCGGCCGAGGTCGCCGCGATCGCCTTCCACAACAAGACGGCGCTCTACACGATCCTGTTCAAGGCGGCGGCCGAGACGCTGCGCACGATCGCCGCCGATCCCAGACATCTGGGCGCCGAGATCGGCCTCATCGCAGTGCTGCACAGCTGGGGCCAGACTCTCACCTACCATCCCCATCTGCATTGCATCGTGCCGGGCGGTGGCGTCTCGCCCGACGGCGCACGCTGGATCTCGTGCAGGCCGGGATTCTTTTTACCCGTGCGCGTGCTGTCGCGCCTGTTTCGCCGCCGCTTCCTGGAGGAACTGCGAGTGGCCCATGATGCGGGCCGGCTGGGCTTCTTCGGCGATCTCGCCCACCTGGCAAAGCCCGATGCCTTCGCCCGTTTGCTCGCCGAAGTCCGTCACCTCGAATGGGTCGTCTACGCCAAGCCGCCCTTCGGCGGCCCGCAACAGGTACTGGCTTATCTCGGCCGCTACACCCATCGCGTCGCCATCGCCAATTCCCGGCTGGTCAGCATGGCCGACGATCGCGTCGCGTTCCGCTGGCGGGATTATCGTCATGGCGGCAGGACGAAGGTCATGACGCTCGATGCCGATGAGTTCATCCGCCGCTTCCTCCTGCACACGCTGCCCGACGGCTTCCACCGCATCCGTCATTACGGCTTCCTCGCCAACGGTCATCGCGCCGCCAAGCTCGGCCTGTGCCGCCGACTGCTGGCCAGCCAACAGCAGAACAATCTCGAACCGAGTGCCGAAAGCGCCGCTGTCGCCGCCGGGCGCCTGGCGTTGACGCATCGCTGCCCATGCTGCGGAGGGGCGATGGTCACGCTCGCCACCTGGCGATGCGGGCAGGCGCCGACCCCCTTCTGGAATGACACCTCATGATCACGCCGAGTGCGTCCACATCGTCTGGTTCGGCACCCGTCGCCTTGCGCGCCGGCACCCAGACCTTTGCCCCATCGCACAAAGCCGCAAGCAGCCAGACCAGCGGTAGAGGCCACTGCTACCTGTCTGACGGTTCACGCCATCACGGTTTTGCCTTCCGCCATGCTCTCCATCGCCGTGGTCGAACCGCGAACGCCGTTCATCGGCCTGGCAAAGACAATCCCCACCGCTCCGCAGGGCTACAATCCCCATAGCGCCAGACCGACCCGCGGCTCCGTTCAATCCGGCTTGCAATGAGGTCCGACGTCGTGCCAAGCGGCTCCGTCGAGCCAACGGACCTCACAGAAGCCTCCAGATTCCACTGATGTTGGGTTTGTGATTCACTTCCTTATGGAGGTGATTTGTCATGCCCAAGCCTTATTCGCTCGATTTGCGTGAACGCGTTGTGCGGTTTGTCGAGGCTGGCCATTCGCGGCGTGCGGCGGCGGCCCATTTTGGGGTGTCGGTTTCGTTCGTCGTGATCCTGATGAGGAACTATCGAAAGACCGAGAGCCTGGCGCCCAAAGCCAGCGGGGGCCGCCGCCATTCCAAGCTCGACCCGCATCGTGCGTTCCTGCTTGGTTGTGTGGCCGAGAAGGACGACATCACCATGCCGGAGCTTGCCGCCGAACTGGTTACTGCTGCAGGCGTCCAGGTCGCTCCCGCCTCGATCTCGCGTTGGCTCATCAGGAACGGCTACCGCTTCAAAAAAAACGCTGCTGGCCAGCGAGCAAGATCGACCCGACATCAGCAAGGCGCGCCAGGAGTGGCGGGCCAAACGCCAGCCGCGGATGCGGCTTGAGCCGCATCGGCTGGTGTTCATTGACGAGACCGGAACCACGACGAAGATGACGCGCCCGCGCGGTCGCTGCCTGAAGGGTCGGCGGTTGCGCTCAAAGGCACCGTTCGGACATTGGAAGACGCAGACCTTCATCGCCGGGCTGCGCTGCCATGGGCTCACCGCCCCTTTCGTCGTCGACACGCCAATGAACCGCCGCATCTTCGAGACCTACGTCGAAACGCAGCTCGCTCCGACGCTGGCAAAGGGCGATGTCGTCATCCTCGACAATCTCGCTGCCCACAAGAGCCCCACCGCCGAGGCAGCCATCCGGGCCAGAGGCGCATGGCTGCTCTTCCTGCCGCCCTACAGCCCCGATCTCAACCCGATCGAAATGGCCTTCGCCAAGCTCAAGGCGCATCTGCGCGCAAGGGCCATCAGAACCATCGACGCCCTGTGGCAGGCCATCGGCGATATCTGCAATCTCTTCTCTCCAACAGAATGCAGAAACTACTTCACTGCCGCAGGCTATGGACTCACATGAAAGTCCGCCGCTCTAGTGGTACGGTCCTCGCCGTGACCACGGATGTACTGGCGCGATGCCGAGGCGAGGAAAGGTCGGCTCAGCGCCGGCCTTTTGCTTTTTGCTTTTCCGCGACGCCCATGCCAGCATCACGACGGCATAATTTTGCCGGCTCCAGCCCGGTTGAAATCCTATTGTCATCCTCCTGGTTGATCGTACCATGCCACCAGGCGAGCGGGCGATGATGACGAGGACCCGCCATGAGAAGCACGGCAAGATTTTCGGCGATCGTTGGGGCTCTGCTGGCAGCGCCTTTTCCGGCGAGCGCCGCATCGCTCAATACCATGAACGAGGTCGGCGCCGCTCTGCAGGCGTGCTGGACACCGCCCGCCAATTCCGGGAACGCCTCGGTCACCTTGAGCTTCAGCTTCAAGCGCGACGGCACGCTGATCGGCCCGCCGAAGCCAACAGCGATCAAGGTCGGCGGCGATGACAAGGCGCGGCAGGCCTATGTCGACGCGGCGACCGCCGCCCTGCGAAACTGCCTGCCGCTCAGCTTTTCGCCTGCACTGGCGCAAGGAATTGCCGGCAACGTCTTCACGCTTCAGTTCAATTCGCCAAAGCAATAGCGAGCACCTGCATCGTCGCTACGCGGACCGCCGTCAGCGTGCGGCTTGCCTTGCGGTGACGTGCTTTTCCAGTTCCGGCATCTCGAAGACATAGTCGTTCCAGGCCGATTCCGGAATCTGTCCGGCCAGGTAGCATTCCAGCAGCAGATTCTGCTCCGGTGTCAGATGCCTCGGCGCCCGCTCGTGATCCAGTCCAAGCGAGTGGATCAGGTTCCGGGTCAGGCCAGAGACGGTGAAGTGAATGGACATCCTCAGTCTCCCTCGCGCTGGACAGATAACGTGAAATGCCGGTCAGAGTTTCATCAGCAGTCCGTGATCGCAGGCGCGGTGCGACCGACACCGGGCATCGGCTGGAGCGGTTCAGCTTTTCACAGAATTGCTGACCCGCTCTAAAGCGCGTCGCGATCTTTCAGATTCGCTTCTGCGCTTTAGGTCTTTTTTTGCGCATGTCTTTTCCCGAAACCGGTCCCACTTTCGGGAGGCATGCTTTAAATATTTGTTTTTAAGCAATTCCGAACGGAAACCGCTGCGCACTCCTGGAATTGCTCCAGCTGCGGAAAAGTCTTTCGGCTACTGTCTCAATCTTGAAATGAAAATGTAATATTCATTTTACAGCACTGAGCATAACACCTATACAGTAAGGTCAACTGAGGTGTTTTACCATACTAATATCGCAATAAACTCATTTAGTCAAAGCTTGTATTAGGTTAGAGCTTGAGATGGGTTTGAGGTGGCAATCAATGGCACGTCTGCGATTCCTCACGACCTCCCTCCTGGCTGTTACTGCGTTGGTGGCATTTGCAGCGGTTTCTCACGCTGATCCTTGCGGCGTACTCAGAAGCCAGATGCTTACCGGACGCGGCACGGCCAATCCCGAGCTTGCCCAGCTGCGGCGTCAGCTTGCCGCGATCCAGGGCATCGAAAGGCAGCGCCGCTGCACCGCCAGCAGCGCGATGGGCGGCTTCTTCAACGCCTGCGCCGACCTTGCCAGGAGCAGGGCCGAGGTGCAGCGACGGATCGCCGGCATCGGCAATTCGGGCCGCGACGATCCGCAGGCGAGATATGCCGCGCTCGGCTGCCAGTCGGCGCCCAAACGGCAGCCCGCGGCCAAGCCGCAATCTTCCGACACGACGTTCGGCAGCAATGCGATGCTGTTTTGCGTGCGCCTTTCGGACGGCTACTTCTTCCCGGCGCCGAACTCGCAATTCACGCAAGGCGCCGATCTCAAGGACACGGTCGATCAGTGTCGCTATATCTGCGACGATCCCAGCGTCGATCTCTATACGCTGGGCGATCCGAACCTCGAGACCGACCAGATGGTCGCGGTCGACACGCGCAAGCCATATAAGGAGCTTCCAACGGCTTTCCGGTATCGCGACGACGCCAGCTTCAAGGCTTGCGACCTCAAGCGCTACCATCAGCGCGTGGCCGAGCTCAGGGCGCGCACCGTGACGCCGGGCAACATGCAGAACGCCATCATCCCGTTGCCGACGGCAAAGCCCGATCTCGGGACGGTTTCGGATATTCCGTCACCCGCGGCAGCGGATGCAAAGGTCCGTGCGACCGCAGCCGAAACCGGGGCGGCGGAAGACCAGGCGCCGACCATGCCGGCCGGATCGCGGCCGGTGCGGATGATCGGCCCTGCCTTTTTCCCGGCGGATTGATCCCGGCCGGCGGCTTCGACCGCCAGTGCTGGGGAACTAGTCGCATACGACGCGAAAGCGTTTGCCGGGCTCGCTGACATTGTGGCAGGCCAGCGCCTTCTCCGGGCCGGAAGATGCATCCGGCAACTGCGTATCCACTGGCCGCATTGCCGGCGGTGGCTTCCGATATCTGCGCGGCGCCGATCTTGCCGGCTCGGGAGGCGCCGGAAAGACGCCGGCTGCCACCGGCGGCGGGCTCACTTGCGCCTGCTGCGGAGGCTTGTCCCAGACACGCCTGACGTCGAGCTGTCGCGGAATGATCACCGTACCGTCGTCGCTGCGCGCGCAGCCGGTGGCCGCAAGCAGCACCGGGCAGAGAACGAGAGATAGAATTCGACCGAACATCAGCAGCACCCCCGGCTAATTTATAACCCGGCAGCGGCTGGATCGCCAACGGACGGATTACCGCAGCGAGCATCGGACCAGCGTCTGACTAGAGCCGCGAAACGGATTCGGGCAACGCGCTTTGGTTCTGCTTTACGCATGTCGTTTCCCCCAAACCGCTGCACGCTTTTGGGCGACATGCGTTAACGGCGTCGGATGCGTTCGGTTGCGAATCGTTAAGGTTAGCGGATCGTTAATGCTTGTCGGGCACATTCCGCCGACGAACTGGCGAGGTTCGGCCTGGGGGTAGGAATGGCTGATACGGACGGGACGGTCGGTGCGCGCGGCCCGCGCGATTTCGAAGGCGCGGTTGGGCGCGGCGAGGCAGCGGTCGCCGGCGCCCAGGATCAGCATGCGGCCGCGACTTCGGAGGCGCTCGTCAATCTTCGCCGGATGGTCGATTCGATGCCGATCGGCGTCGTCGTCCTCGACGCCGACCTCAAGGCGGAGATCATCAACCGCGCCTTCTACGACTTCTGGAAGATCGATCCGCGTCGCGCCACGGTCGGCTGCGGTTTTCGCGAGCTGATGGAAGCAAGCCGCGACGCCGATCCCTATGGCGTCGACGAGGCGGAATGGCAGCGCCACATCGCTCAGCGCGAGGCGGAAATCCGGGCGGGCCTTGCCGGCTCCCGGCAGTTGCCGCGCAACGACGGCCGCACGCTGATCGCCTCGCTGGCGCCGCTTGCCGGGGGCAAGCGGCTGATCTCCTATGTCGACATCACCGACATGAAGCATCGCGAAACCGAGGCCGACGATGCACGCAAGAACCTCGCAACGGTGCTCGAATCGCTGCCGGCGGGCGTCATCATCTATGATCGGGACGATAAATTCGTCTTCGCCAACCGCAAGCTGCAGGATACGTTGCCGGCGCTGAAACCGGTCTGGCAGCCAGGCCGCACCTTTCGCGAGGCGCTCGCTCTCGGCCATTCCGTCGGCTATTTCCGGTCGAGCGGCGACGTCGAGATCGACAACCTCTACAGCGTCGACAAAGAACGCTGGCTCGACGCCATACTCGGGCGTTACCACTTGCCCAATTCACACTATGAGCGGCTCAATCCCGACGGGCGCTGGTACCAGGTCTACGACATGCGCACCGACGACGGCACGTTCATCGGCGTGCGTGTCGACATCTCCGACATCAAGGCGCGCGAGAAGGCGCTGCGCGATTCGATGCGCCAGATCGACCTTTACCGGCATGTCATGGACGAATTGCCGGTGGCCGCCTTCATCAAGGCCGAGGATCTGAGCATCGAGTTCGTCAACAAGGCCTGGTGCGCGCTGACCGGCCTTCCAAAGGAAGACGTCATAGGCAAGACGGACCGCCAGCTTTTCGCTGCCGGGGACGCCCAAAGCTACAGCCAGGACGACACCGAGGTCATTGCGACCGGCAAGGGGCGCGAAGTCGAGGAACCCGTCACCCATCGCGACGGCACGGTGCGGCAATTGATGACGCGCAAGAGCCGGCTGGTGGCCCTCGACGGATCGGTGCACCTGGTCGGTTCCAGCACCGACATCACCGATGTCAAGGCGCGAGAGCGGGCGCTCAAGGAAAGCATGAGCGAGAACGAGGTTTTCCGCAGCCTCATCGACAACGTGCCGGTGTCGATCTACGCCAAGCGCTCGGATCTGAGGCAATTCTACGTCAACAAGGGCTGGTGCGACCTCACCGGCTTCAGCAAGGAAGAGGCGATCGGCAAGACCGACGTCGAGATCTTCGGCGCGGACGGCGAAGCCTTCGTGGCGGGCGACCTCGCGGTGCTGCGCACCGGCGAGACGCAGGAGGTCGAGGAGAAGGTGACGCTGTCCGACGGCAGTGTGCGCCATCAGTTCGCGCGCAAGGGCGCAATGATCGCCTCCGACGGCTCGCTCTACCTGATCGGGTCGACCACGGATATAACAGAGCTGAAACAGCGCGAGGTCGAGCTCAGCGAGGCACGCCAGCGCGCCGTGCTGGCCGACCGCGCCAAGTCGGAATTCCTGGCCAATATGAGCCACGAAATCCGCACACCGATGAACGGCGTGCTCGGCATGGCCGAGCTGCTCGCCAAATCCGCTCTCGATTCGAAGCAGAAGACGTTCACCGACATCATCGTCAAATCCGGCAACGCCCTGCTCACCATCATCAACGACATCCTCGACTTCTCCAAGATCGACGCCGGCCAGCTCGTGCTCGACCCGGCGCCCTTTAATCTCGCCGAGGCGATCGAGGATGTGGCGACGCTGGTCTCGACGCGCGCCAAGGAGAAGGACCTCGAGCTCATCGTCCGCGTCCAGCCCGGGCTCGACGGGCAGTTCGTCGGCGATGTCGGCCGCCTCAGGCAGATCGTCACCAACCTGCTCGGCAATGCGGTGAAGTTCACCGACGAAGGCCACGTGCTGGTCGACGTCACCGGCGAGCGGGTTCCGGCCGGCACCAGGCTCACCATCTCGATCACCGACACGGGCATCGGCATTCCCGAGGACAAGCTGAAGCTGGTGTTCGAGAAGTTCAGCCAGGTCGACACCTCCTCGACCAGGCGGCACGAGGGCACCGGGCTCGGCCTTGCCATCACCTCGCGGCTGGTCGAGATGATGGGCGGCGAGATCAGCGTCGACAGCGCCGAGGGCAAAGGCTCGACATTCTGGTTCACCGTCACGCTGCCGCGGGCCGCGCAGGGCGGGCAGCGCATCATGCCGGTCGACGTCACCGGGGCGCGTGTGCTGATCGTCGACGACAATGCCGTCAACCGCTCGATCCTCAGCGAGCAGATGGCGTCGTGGACCTTCGATTCCTGCGCGGCCGAAAGCGGCGCCGAGGGACTGAAGGTGCTGATTGCCGCCGCCGCTTACGGCGTGCCTGTCGATTGCGTCGTGCTCGACTACCAGATGCCGGGCATGACCGGCGCCGAAATGGCGCGCATCGTGCGCAACACCGCCGGCCTCGCGCATACGCCGATCATCATGCTGACCTCGGTCGACCAGTCGCTGGCCAATGCCACCTATCGCGATCTCGGCATCGACGCGCAGCTGATCAAGCCGGCGCGCTCCTCCATCCTCTTGGAGACGCTGGTCGCCACCATCCAGCGTCATCGCCACGGCACGACGGCCGCCCAGCCGCCGCTAATAGCGGGCGCCGGTCCCGCGCATGGCGCGCCGCAGGCATCGCAGGCGCAGGCGCCCGCGGCGGCGTCGGATCGTGCCCTGCTGCAGCCGCCGCCCGTCCGCGCGCGACCGCGTCCGGCCGGCGTGGAGCGTGGGCTCGACATCCTCGTCGCTGAGGACAATGAGGTGAACCAACTGGTGTTCACGCAGATCCTCGGCGAGACCCGCTATCATTTCGAGATCGTCGGCAACGGCCGCAAGGCGCTCGATGCTTTCGGCAAGCTCAATCCGCGCATGATCCTGATGGATGTGTCGATGCCGGAGATGAACGGACTGGAGGCGACCGCGGCCATCCGCCGGCTCGAAGCGGAGATAGGGACGCATGTGCCGATCGTCGGCGTCACCGCGCACGCGCTGAAAGGGGACCGCGAGCGCTGCCTGGAAGCCGGCATGGACGATTACCTGCCGAAGCCGATCAGCCCGAAGGCGCTGCTCGAGAAGCTCGAAAGATGGCTCGGCCCGGACGCGGAGGTCCGACGTAGCGCCAGCTAAAGCGCGTCGCGACGAGGCGGATTCAGGCGACGCGCTTTAAGTCTTTGTTTGATGCATGTCGTTCTCCCAAAACCGCTGCGCACTTTTGGGCGACATGCATTAAGCAATTCCAGGAAAAGTGTGTAACGGTTTTCCGTCCGGAATTGCGCAAAATCAAACATTTAGAGCGGATCAGCGATTCTGTGAAAAGCTGAGCCGCTCTAAGCAATTCCAGGAAAAGTGTGTAACGGTTTTCCGTCCGGAATTGCGTAAAAACAGATAGCTCCCTTCCGCAGTAGCCCGCCGTCAGCCGGCAGACGTATGGTGTGATCGCACCATACCAAAGCGAAGCCAAGCAAGGACAATAGGAGCTGTCGATTCCGCCCCTCGGTTACGGGCGGGAGCAGCGACCGCCGGCATAGAAACAGCGTCGACTCTACCCCAACGGACCCTGTTTTCGGCGATGGCTAGGCCATGATCCGCTCTGGCATTCGGGCAACGCGCTCTCGTCCGGATTTTATTTCCCGGCGGCCGAGATCCGGCCGCCGGGACAAATTTTCAATTTGAAAGTCAGACAAGTTACTGATTCCCGCGGCAAACTC from Mesorhizobium sp. M1E.F.Ca.ET.045.02.1.1 includes the following:
- a CDS encoding DUF2865 domain-containing protein; translation: MLTGRGTANPELAQLRRQLAAIQGIERQRRCTASSAMGGFFNACADLARSRAEVQRRIAGIGNSGRDDPQARYAALGCQSAPKRQPAAKPQSSDTTFGSNAMLFCVRLSDGYFFPAPNSQFTQGADLKDTVDQCRYICDDPSVDLYTLGDPNLETDQMVAVDTRKPYKELPTAFRYRDDASFKACDLKRYHQRVAELRARTVTPGNMQNAIIPLPTAKPDLGTVSDIPSPAAADAKVRATAAETGAAEDQAPTMPAGSRPVRMIGPAFFPAD
- a CDS encoding IS630 family transposase (programmed frameshift), translating into MPKPYSLDLRERVVRFVEAGHSRRAAAAHFGVSVSFVVILMRNYRKTESLAPKASGGRRHSKLDPHRAFLLGCVAEKDDITMPELAAELVTAAGVQVAPASISRWLISGTATASKKTLLASEQDRPDISKARQEWRAKRQPRMRLEPHRLVFIDETGTTTKMTRPRGRCLKGRRLRSKAPFGHWKTQTFIAGLRCHGLTAPFVVDTPMNRRIFETYVETQLAPTLAKGDVVILDNLAAHKSPTAEAAIRARGAWLLFLPPYSPDLNPIEMAFAKLKAHLRARAIRTIDALWQAIGDICNLFSPTECRNYFTAAGYGLT
- a CDS encoding response regulator, whose translation is MADTDGTVGARGPRDFEGAVGRGEAAVAGAQDQHAAATSEALVNLRRMVDSMPIGVVVLDADLKAEIINRAFYDFWKIDPRRATVGCGFRELMEASRDADPYGVDEAEWQRHIAQREAEIRAGLAGSRQLPRNDGRTLIASLAPLAGGKRLISYVDITDMKHRETEADDARKNLATVLESLPAGVIIYDRDDKFVFANRKLQDTLPALKPVWQPGRTFREALALGHSVGYFRSSGDVEIDNLYSVDKERWLDAILGRYHLPNSHYERLNPDGRWYQVYDMRTDDGTFIGVRVDISDIKAREKALRDSMRQIDLYRHVMDELPVAAFIKAEDLSIEFVNKAWCALTGLPKEDVIGKTDRQLFAAGDAQSYSQDDTEVIATGKGREVEEPVTHRDGTVRQLMTRKSRLVALDGSVHLVGSSTDITDVKARERALKESMSENEVFRSLIDNVPVSIYAKRSDLRQFYVNKGWCDLTGFSKEEAIGKTDVEIFGADGEAFVAGDLAVLRTGETQEVEEKVTLSDGSVRHQFARKGAMIASDGSLYLIGSTTDITELKQREVELSEARQRAVLADRAKSEFLANMSHEIRTPMNGVLGMAELLAKSALDSKQKTFTDIIVKSGNALLTIINDILDFSKIDAGQLVLDPAPFNLAEAIEDVATLVSTRAKEKDLELIVRVQPGLDGQFVGDVGRLRQIVTNLLGNAVKFTDEGHVLVDVTGERVPAGTRLTISITDTGIGIPEDKLKLVFEKFSQVDTSSTRRHEGTGLGLAITSRLVEMMGGEISVDSAEGKGSTFWFTVTLPRAAQGGQRIMPVDVTGARVLIVDDNAVNRSILSEQMASWTFDSCAAESGAEGLKVLIAAAAYGVPVDCVVLDYQMPGMTGAEMARIVRNTAGLAHTPIIMLTSVDQSLANATYRDLGIDAQLIKPARSSILLETLVATIQRHRHGTTAAQPPLIAGAGPAHGAPQASQAQAPAAASDRALLQPPPVRARPRPAGVERGLDILVAEDNEVNQLVFTQILGETRYHFEIVGNGRKALDAFGKLNPRMILMDVSMPEMNGLEATAAIRRLEAEIGTHVPIVGVTAHALKGDRERCLEAGMDDYLPKPISPKALLEKLERWLGPDAEVRRSAS
- a CDS encoding IS91 family transposase; its protein translation is MPARLEVADIFRRHGEAYRQAHDGHLGRVERRTMSAIELCRTAELGGHVEGCRSCGSIRVAYNSCRNRHCPKCQSQACRDWLAARQDELLPVPYFHVVFTLPAEVAAIAFHNKTALYTILFKAAAETLRTIAADPRHLGAEIGLIAVLHSWGQTLTYHPHLHCIVPGGGVSPDGARWISCRPGFFLPVRVLSRLFRRRFLEELRVAHDAGRLGFFGDLAHLAKPDAFARLLAEVRHLEWVVYAKPPFGGPQQVLAYLGRYTHRVAIANSRLVSMADDRVAFRWRDYRHGGRTKVMTLDADEFIRRFLLHTLPDGFHRIRHYGFLANGHRAAKLGLCRRLLASQQQNNLEPSAESAAVAAGRLALTHRCPCCGGAMVTLATWRCGQAPTPFWNDTS
- a CDS encoding site-specific integrase, whose translation is MVELSPLRRRMIEDMTIRNLSPATQRSYVHAVAKFSRYFGRSPDRLGLEDVRAFQVHLVSTGISWPALNQTVCALRFFYGVTLGHAEIPERIVYARLPRTLPVVLSADEVVRFLEAVPSLKTRTALTTAYAAGLRASETVGLKVGDIDSGRGVIRIEHGKGGKDRTVMLSAQLLRILRIYWRLAKPQDWLFPGRGADRPIDVQVLYSACRSARAAAGIDKRVTVHTLRHSFATHLLENGTDIRIIQVLLGHNNLSSTARYTRVSNGLIRRTTSPLDRLNVEVVPPG
- a CDS encoding IS91 family transposase; its protein translation is MPARLEVADIFRRHGEAYRQAHDGHLGRVERRTMSAIELCRTAELGGHVEGCRSCGSIRVAYNSCRNRHCPKCQSQACRDWLAARQDELLPVPYFHVVFTLPAEVAAIAFHNKTALYTILFKAAAETLRTIAADPRHLGAEIGLIAVLHSWGQTLTYHPHLHCIVPGGGVSPDGARWISCRPGFFLPVRVLSRLFRRRFLEELRVAHDAGRLGFFGDLAHLAKPDAFARLLAEVRHLEWVVYAKPPFGGPQQVLAYLGRYTHRVAIANSRLVSMADDRVAFRWRDYRHGGRTKVMTLDADEFIRRFLLHTLPDGFHRIRHYGFLANGHRAAKLGLCRRLLASQQQNNLEPSAESAAVAAGRLALTHRCPCCGGAMVTLATWRCGQAPTPFWNDTS